A single region of the Betaproteobacteria bacterium genome encodes:
- a CDS encoding alpha/beta fold hydrolase, which yields MAEIDRDRRRFLGTAAITMAATQLGMFGSARAQPGKTNPAHLPTIKPGTHTSFASLKQIDAGLLNVSYAEAGPSDGSPVILLHGWPYDIYSFVDVAPLLASAGYRVIVPYLRGYGTTRFLSSDTFRNGQPSTIAVDVLALMDALRIEKAILAGFDWGARTVNIVAVLWPERCKATVSVSGYLIGSQEAGKTPLPPKAEFEWWYQFYFATDRGQAGYEKYRHDFSKLIWHLASPKWDFDDATFDRSAA from the coding sequence ATGGCCGAGATCGATCGGGACCGGCGCCGGTTCCTGGGCACCGCCGCCATCACCATGGCTGCCACGCAGCTCGGCATGTTCGGTTCCGCGAGAGCGCAGCCCGGCAAGACAAATCCGGCACATCTGCCCACGATCAAGCCGGGGACCCACACGTCGTTCGCCTCACTCAAGCAGATCGATGCCGGCCTGCTGAACGTGAGCTACGCCGAAGCCGGCCCGAGCGACGGTTCTCCGGTAATTCTTCTGCACGGCTGGCCTTACGATATCTACAGCTTCGTCGATGTCGCGCCGCTCCTGGCATCGGCGGGCTACCGGGTGATCGTGCCGTATCTGCGCGGCTATGGCACGACGCGCTTTCTTTCGAGCGATACGTTCCGGAACGGCCAGCCATCCACGATCGCCGTCGATGTCCTCGCCTTGATGGATGCGCTCAGGATCGAGAAGGCAATCCTCGCCGGTTTCGACTGGGGCGCGCGGACGGTCAACATCGTTGCGGTGTTGTGGCCGGAACGGTGCAAGGCCACGGTGTCCGTGAGCGGTTATCTGATCGGCAGCCAGGAAGCCGGCAAGACGCCGTTGCCGCCCAAAGCCGAGTTCGAGTGGTGGTATCAGTTTTATTTCGCGACCGACCGCGGCCAGGCAGGCTACGAGAAATACCGCCACGACTTTTCGAAGCTCATCTGGCATCTCGCCTCGCCGAAATGGGATTTCGACGATGCCACGTTCGACCGCAGCGCAGCC
- a CDS encoding redoxin domain-containing protein, whose product MRSDIVPGAVFPDYELPDHRGKHRTLSELQGDDPLVLVLSRGGFCPKERRQHEGLLQLHREMQVGYCRLVTIVTDNLLETNEFRAGVGAHWTFLSDPGRKLQKDLDIAEYTDPHHNPMIPHTLVLEPGLRVYKIYNGYWFFGRPTAEELRLDLRAVLQRCRPDWDISSAERRAAWAKGEKAGFYPYGKTQAQLLAEQD is encoded by the coding sequence ATGCGATCGGACATCGTCCCTGGCGCAGTCTTTCCCGACTACGAACTTCCCGACCACCGCGGCAAGCACCGCACGCTCTCGGAATTGCAGGGAGACGATCCACTGGTGCTGGTGCTCTCCCGCGGAGGTTTCTGTCCGAAGGAAAGAAGGCAGCACGAAGGGCTTCTGCAACTCCACCGCGAGATGCAGGTCGGCTACTGCCGTCTCGTGACGATCGTGACCGACAACCTGCTCGAGACGAATGAGTTCCGCGCTGGCGTCGGCGCCCACTGGACGTTTCTCTCGGACCCCGGGCGCAAACTGCAGAAGGATCTCGACATCGCAGAATACACCGACCCGCATCACAATCCGATGATCCCTCACACGCTGGTGCTCGAGCCTGGCCTGCGGGTCTACAAGATCTACAACGGCTACTGGTTCTTTGGGCGGCCGACGGCGGAGGAACTGCGCCTTGACCTGCGTGCCGTGCTGCAGCGCTGCCGTCCCGATTGGGACATCAGCAGCGCAGAGCGGCGAGCAGCCTGGGCGAAGGGCGAGAAAGCGGGTTTCTATCCGTACGGAAAAACGCAGGCGCAACTGTTGGCCGAGCAGGATTGA